From Argopecten irradians isolate NY chromosome 3, Ai_NY, whole genome shotgun sequence:
CTCCTTTCTCAATTTTGATTCCGTATGGCATGTAtcgtattccgtctttgcatattacagagttagctcccatGCGGGTGGGCAtagattgttacgtcattattttgtgagcgcaattcacggcattttctccgaaaagtatgacgttacgcttgaaatcatatgacgtcacaatcaatacctacccacaagggcagataactttgtaatatgcaaatacggaataacaagggttcgatccccggcaaggacgtgaaaaggtcatgAATCAAACCGCATGGCACTCATGTGTCCTCCCACTTTAAGACCCCTCGGGCTTTCTATCGGAAGTGTTATATAATAGTcgttgtaaaataaatattatggCAAACTACTATTATAACATTGGCCTTATTAAAATTGGTACTCTAGTATTGTCACTCCATTTcatagaaatataattttaaggAACCGAGCGAGAATAAagatcaatacatatatatcagtaatatgTGTTATAATGTGCATACtcacaaatcaaaattaattaaaatcttAACATGTAATTCACTACCAAACTTTGAGAATTACAATGcttaaaatatgtatgttttaattTCACTAAGCCAAATAAACCTAAAATGAATGTTGGCCGCACTGATAAAAATCTACATATCTTTGTCTATAGTGCAGTACATTGGGCACACACCTTTAAGTTGATAACATGTCTGTGAAGTTTGCTCCACAGCTTCCAGTAAATTCTCGGCATCCATCCCATGTTCCATCATGGCGGAGTAAATGTGAGGGAACCGGATATCCGGGCATCTATTACATAACCTGATCAGGATTCGCGTCACGATCGACCGGAAGGACAGGTATCGATATTCCACAAGAGTCTGGTCAATCAGTAGACTCGGACAACCCAGCTCCATGAAGAACATCTGGAAGGATCCGTCTATGTATTTGGAGATTCGTCCCATCTCACGTACGCTGGGTTTTCTGTCAGGAATACCAGATCGTCTGGCACTTTCTATAAAGGTAAAATATCAAGGATtgtatgttgttagtatataatCGCAAAACTGATTTTCATTTATTGAAATTCTAGAACTGTAAGgatattcatatataaaattaaatgaagTGCATGTATGTTTGCAGGATAGAAAATTGACtgcagacatattttttttctatttttaaaatcaataaagttTGTTACTTACCAATGCTAGGCACATTCTGATCCTTAAAACATAAAGCAtacaaaataattgataaaataaaatcatggtTTTTGCTTTTTAAAGATACATTAATCTAATTTAAACGTATCACATTTATGATTTCCAGTCAGAGTTTATCGTGCTGATACATAAATCATTTCCTATTACTCTGCTGTCCTTAGGaatcaatattaatttatctaaatCATTTGTCCATCTGTAAATTCAAGTGTAAAACGATAATCTTTCTGGCCGTGTTGTCTTGCCAAAATAACCCCAATATTATTACTTGTAGATGCCGACATgatgcaaaaaataaataaatacaaaaagataACCAACACGAAATGGAGgttaatattttcaaacatgttttccTGGTAAGGTGTATCTATATTTTAAATTTCCGAAATAAtgaatattataaaaattaaaaaattaaaacaaaattttatgatTGTTTACCTCATCCGATTCCTCAAACCAAACATCCCAGTCCTTCCTCTCAAGCCAATGTGTACCAttcaaatcaaaacatttcaggGATGTTTCCGTCATAAGATCTTCGGCTCGAACTCTCTTCTCATTCGAACTAAACCGGAAGTCAGTGTGCAGGAAGTAGTCGTAACCAAGGTGACTTTGTTGGTTCATCTGTAGAATTTTACTCAGCAGATAGTCGAGCATTTTTTGAAGGTTAATACCAACGCCTGACATCCGAGTCTCACCTTTTGCCTTCTCCATTGTAAACATTGCCACTTTCATCACATGTTCATGGCAGTTAATGACCATATTCCATTTATGATCCACAGCCAAACAAACAAAGCCACGTTGCATGAAATTAGACCCATCGTATCCTGGCTCATTCATTGGCTGAAAGCGGACAATACACGCGGCAATAATTTTGTCCCATATGGCCTGTGGTATGAACTGATTGTCAAAGACAATACAAAGGATGGGTGTCATGACAATGGTCGGATCGGATATGACCGGAAGCAGAACTTCCGGATCAGCCTGACAAAGCATCGACGGTACAAGGTAAAACGTGACATCTTTCTTGAGGTCTTCTGGTAAAGGCTTCGAGATCAACCCTAGAATTTCCATAACGCTACAAAGCATATCCTCTTTGTCTAGAAATTCACTACAAGTATCCTTTGACCACAGCACTTTCAAAAACGCAAATGTCAGTTTCCCTGTCTTCTCATATTCCTTCCACTGTAGTTTTTCTTTTGGAGATAACCCCGTTTTAAATTTCGGGGCGGTGATGATGTGTTTAAATCCGTCAATCAACCACTGTGGCTTCAGCATGACTACTGGTGAAGAACCTTCCAGACCGAATGATAATATAGACCCGGATAGATGGAGATGTCttcaagaaaaacaaaaataaaatatttaatccGAAACATctgttttaatttaattttcaaattatcattCTGCATTATACATGTAAGATCTAGAATTCTCAGTAGCACAGTACGGATACTATCGAACGGTAGTGACTAGTTGTTCTAAAGTAGATAAGACGTATTTTGAAATAAGGACAAAATCTTCAGTAAAGTatgttaataaaattaaatgcgGTTTGGTACTAACGTACTGCTCACGTAATTTACGGATTCAGTGAAGGCTTATCCATCAAATTGAATATTTGAAAGatgaatatattttgaaattactGTGTTTTTCaaatcataaatatgttttacaaattgattttaGATCAGACTATAAACTTACAACAAAAATGGTTTGATTTCATCAACTGGTAGAGGAATGATAAGGGCTTTATTGATCGTGAGAAGTTCACGATACGTGAGGACATTGATGTTTTCGTCTTTCTTCTTGAAGAGTTCTTGCTCCAGGGCCAACCACTTTGCTGGCACCAGCGACTTCCATTGCGACTGGAGGTGTGCCACGTCCACGATCTTGTCCCACAATCGTTGGTAGAGATCTTTGTTCTTTGTGGAGTCATTCAGGTTATCTACATGATACATATCTTGGACGTGATGTTCCATGATTTCCCTAATCCCTGGCTTGTTGTACAGTTTCTCAAGGACTTCTCCGAACTGTGTATCCTTCTCTTCTTCCTGTAACAAAAACAGTCATTTCAAAATGTAGTTGGTGCATTAAAATGCATCAAGTCTGAAAGACGAATTTCGGGCATCTGTATAAACTTACCCCTCGTTCCTGACCCGATATATACATCTAGCAAATATAAGCCAACAGCATACTTATTAacctgacgtcatttttctgTGCTATGTATAAAGTACAGATAATGGTTCTTAATCTCGAGAGTTTTGAAACCATGCTCAAAATTCGCTTTTTCTGGATCGTAATTATTTTTCGCAATCTCAATATGTAGCAAATAGTACAGTAAGTTTATATGTAATAGGACATAGTTCCCttaaaatgtataaacatcTGCATCATTTGACATCACATAAGTATGTTACAATAGTACTACAAGCAAATGATTTTACAATTgcaataaaagtaaaaaagatATATACTTACAGTTCCCGATACTAAGTCCATATGGGAGCCAATCAGAAGAATTGGAGGCGTCCCAACTTCACTTTGGGTTCTATCAATGGCGTAGGTTGCAATGGACCGCAGCCAAAATTCTATTCTTTCTATTAATGTGACAAAAGTAAATTTGAAACGAAACATCTATTCTAACGTTATAATGTGTGATTGTGTGAATATCATGATAATCTAGACGCTTCACGTTCAATGATAAATTTACTTAATTAGAACAAGTTATCCAATATCTATCAGTATAATAAAAGTATAACTGTTATAAGTCTGTATCAGATACAAAGAGTATTGCTATACTGGTCTATCActgatttgttttgtttcatgAGTTAAACTTTACGGAGGAAAAGAgtcaaatgtatacatataccaaCCGAATCCGTCCCGCTCTGTTTGCGGATCAAGGCACATGGCTACATCAAACACTAGCAGGAAGATCATATCACTCGACAGCAAACAATGGTGTGTGTTGTAGAATATCTTTTCACCACCAAAGTCGTAAATTGTCACAAATCCAGTTTCTTCTTCGTCGACATTTTCAGGACTCAACATATCTTCCATGGTCGTCATTTGATCATCAGTGACGTGTAGTTCCGGTTCCTCAAGGGAATCCAAAGATGACGTAGACAGTTTTGTTGGAGATGATTGGTCTTCTTTGTAAGCTGGTAAGTTGAAATGCTGattttcattatgaaatattgCGCTATAGGTTTGAACGAATCATTATAGGTAAGTTGGTATCACTGCAACTGACACTTCATTGCTGCATATTGAGGATATATATTGCAGTTTATATGAATGATTTTTCTCTATTTGAAATAAGTTAATAACTTGAATGATGTTGTCGCCAATTTAAACAGTACTTAAATATTGCCTTTCtgatttaattttctttcttaaTCCTGTTggcagttacatgtatatgcccAATCCTCGTTTTGTCtggatttattttcaaattattgtcATGCGTTGTTCACACCCACATTGTCAATAACAGTCTCGAACAGCGTTGGAATGTTTGGAACTGATATAAAACAAGAGGTTCACAATTTGATTTGACTACTTACTATATGATTTTGTTTCCACCATGACAGGTTCTGCTATGTCTTCTTCGGATTCATTACCAGAATCATCAGAATGATGTGAACTGCAAATCAACATTTACTAGCATAATCCATTTCTTCAGGGAATTCtgtaaaattatatatctttttcaagaattattaatatgttttattataccTAGTCCTTGTCCATGCATTTATCATAACAATAATAACTTACCTGGAATTATTCCTATACCGCCGTATGACGCGGCGAAGACGGTGTTTCCCTGTCTCCATCTCTCTGCCATCACGTACTCTCTCTCGGGCACGCGTCTTCTGGTTCACAAACAGATGATTGGTAAGTAGGTGCGCCGTATCTGTAGATCCAGGTCCTTCCTCGGGAATCTGTTCCTCCAGCAGTTGTTTTACTAAACACGTTTTACCAACACCCTCATGGCCTATACAGGTAATGGTGATGTTAGACTTTTCCTCGACGTTCTCTGTTACACCTCGCTGAtattctgaagaaaaatattggaTTTCATTTCGAATTTATGAAAAGGTCCCCGTGAATGAACTATtgattttcaaagtttttgtaATTCCCTGCTTCTAGAAGAGACGACCTTTGAACTTTACTGGAAATATTAAAGAACtagatttattttcaaatatacaacattttCAAATTATCTGTTAAAAATCTAagttcatttatttacaaaacataagCCCTTGATGCGAATTATTTATCAGTTCATTTTACACACACTCCTACTGTCATCAGACTTTTCTTGTCAAGTGAAGCTATATCTGTTATACCTGATAGGTGTCTTGATGGTAACATAATCTTCGAGATAGAAAACTATGTAGCGAATCAAGCTTTGGTGAGCCGGCGatgaaataacttattttagaaataattcaATTTGCATAGATCGAAGAGTCTAAGCTTAATCGTATGaacataaattattaaatacCAATAACTTAGTTTTATACCACCATCAGTGAATGTTTAGTCTATACTTGAGAGTAGTCCAGGCTTTACAAAAGACAATTGCTTAATTGTTTTGTATCAATGATTACATTAACGACATCTAACAACCTTGACCATTTACGACAATGTtctggtcacattaaactgcTAAAATAGCATTCCAAACTTAAGTCATAGAAAATAcactgatttgtcaccggtTTTAGCCGTGgaagatttctttttttaacCCCTAAGATATGACAGATTGCGCgcgctaaccttttgaacctgaagacaattacgtacgtgacgtcatgacttcatACGATGTGACCGTGGTGTGTATtttcgatgacgtcatcaacattgACGTGCAGATGACGGGAGCATGGTGGTGAAAATGCTTCGTTTTAGACTATtatctcttctttttctttttaattaagcattgaagtcattattttttaatttcatcggggtatgaaagaaattttgtttgcaaactgtgtgaatccgcgtaaagtttgcaaacaaaatttatttcataccccgatgaaattaaaaaaaatagtgacttcaatacttataattaattttcaagacAACTCTATAAAGTGGAATACGTATACACGTACGATTctattgattttttccaagggatcaTTTTTGCAAACTCAATACGCGAcgtaaatgtttctattgtgacgtcacgataacgtcggattTCCGCGCCAATtgcggatttttttttcatcgtggaatgcaAAAactgaataggccaatcagaaagccagacacaaagataattaattatatgagagaaaaataattattcctTGAATAAGCCTCGGGTTGGACGTTTATGAATTACCCCTCgagttgtgatttcgttgtcacaccctctGGGTAAGGAAAAAAATCCATTAATGTATTTCTACAAACCTTGTTTACAGACAAAGTGCCAGAGCTTTCTGTGATCCTCACTCCTATTTCTCCAGCGTCGTAGGACATCCGTCGGCCGACGCCCACCTTTTGAGCTGCATTGTATAGCGTCTGGACAAATCCTGCAGATGTCTGACCAGATGTCGAGCCAAACACGTCCTAATATGGCCATATAATGCAACACGCTGTCTCCTCCAGTATCGAGGATTGTCAACGATTCCGGCGGCGATACGTTCAAAAGGTACCGTGAAACCTAAACAAAGAGGGATTCATCAATGATATACTGTCATACATGTGTAAGAGTATCTTACATGGGTTTGTCAACTGGACAggaatatctcaacccgagtggaaaaatttggccggtcaacccaaGGCTTgacatttgtttgattatttttatccCCTATTGTAACGAAAttatcagaaaaaataatattgccCTCGTTGGTATTCTCCGTATGTATCGATGACGTCATTGAcaagcgcgtgtgagctgtgcCTGTCTTTTCGTAACCCTGTCAAGTTTTGAGAATAGgggattttcttttcttttttctatcCGCTCGTCATTGGTGAGCTTTTAAATGATTGAAGTCCTAGAACATTGAGAtacttatatatcaaatataggCCAGTTTTGTTTACATCTTAGTCGCCTTGATTCGTCCTACTCTCCTTACTATTTCCGTGCCTTTTTTATATCACGTTTTCACTGAAATCTTTGAATTCCGAACACAAGTGAAATATTCAGACATTCATTGACATACTTTAGAACAATAATTCAACGAATGTGTCGTGTAAAAAAAGCTGCGAAATATTGACCCcgtttttaaagtgctatagtATGTATTGATAGTGAGCCCGCGTCAACGGAATATACTTCTCACTTATACTTGCTATCACCTATACCTTCGGGTTAGAACCTTTGGCCTTGACAATGAGCGAATAAACGTTAAACTTTGTAAAGTCCTTCAAAATGCTGTTTACACGTTGTATTAAGTGGGAATATTTCAAACCTTTCTATGGCCACGTAGTACAGCCCACATTAAGGGAGTACGTCCCTGACCAGACCGTCTATCGACCTTATGTCCGGATCGGACAAACTTGTGGACAAGGGCCACTTTCCCACTGGACGCTGCATCATGTAGTGGAGGAAGAAGCGCCATCTCCCTGGGAAAGAAACGTATGATTAAAGAAATCCAGATTTAAAAAAGGCGGTGATAAATTATGGTTCTATACCTGATTATATTCATAACATATAAGAAATTCCGTCGAAGACAACTCATCGAATGAAATGTCGTATTTCTTCAGTTCTTACtgtatttaatttcattggTTCATACGACAATTTCATGTCCAATCAtctggtatatatgtatgtcatcCAATAGTGTACATTTCATCATCACTATGCATGGGGACATATCTTGTGATCCGTCTTACTGTTATCCTTCGTTAAAAGCATTCATGTCagttttttaatttaataagtGTATTAAAACTTATTTGCAAATTGTGAATTCTCATAGCGGATTCTCACGAAAGTTTGCagacataattttatttttaccagaagagtctaaataacagtaaatattttttgtaattctaTATGTAATTGGTCAGTGTAAAacctagtgtatattgaagtgtttcatTAGCTCGTTTTGGATATTATTTGGGAtttagctgacaacacattcatgtatcatttcaaagaaactttgtcaggtgagtgcagtgtttattttcagtttgacattgttatttgcaatatcggggcatgtgtatacGAGACAAGTTATGTTTGAAATGACGCATGTGTGTCtagtcccgtgctttatatagggagGTTGGCTAGTGAAGGTAACTAAACagagcaaaaataaaaatggctgccacttccttggaTACGACACTGTCATAACTGGGGAATGTCTTAGAAACAATTTTCTGAAAAAGaatcattatttgttttctaaatttcaaatgcattctttttaaattgcattgtcagctttaaggcAATGTAAAACTTAAGACTTATTCTTGATCTTTAGACAAGGGCTCGAAGTACTGTCAAGTCGTTTATCCCCCTGGTACTTAATACTAGATCTATTTCGAAACACTCGCACAATAAAAACATTCTGCACAACGTAAGTAAACAGCGACTCGATATAATATTTGTGGACTGAAAAATGCCAATGCAACTGAAAGGGCGGCTAGAACAATAGAACATTAGATAAATATCTTATTACCAACATATTGCATATGCCTTTAAGAAGCATCAAACGCATAAAGAATGACTTGATAAGTCTTATGCGTATGCACTGTATGAAGATTTTGTTAACATGTGCAAGCATCAAGTTAACAAAGAAAACACATGAGTCAATTTTAATCTTTGTGTTTCTGGTACATTAAACAGACAAACTCAGTCAGTTTAATATATTCACGTCGGTGCGTTTTACCCTTACTCCCCAGAATACAATGTCGATACCGTACAAGCTATGACGTTACAGGTGTAGCAGGGTGCTGAATTCTGTAAAGCATTGTCATTTTTTTATCCTTAGATGTACGTGTCAATAGTACAAGGTAAAGTTGTCTAGCCTTTTTTCGGGTTTTTGCTGACTTCTTCGTCAATAGTTAtagttattaatgtttttgttattgtaatGTTCACAGAACTCTTGCGATATGTCAAGCCTTGATAAGCCATACATGCATCAGTGAACGTTTTAGTGATCtgtttacaaaacaaatcaagTCAGAAGTAAGTTGACGGTTGTTTGTTTGGAAGTCAGTCAACCACGGTACTTATGCTACAATGTAAGTTGAAATGTGTGTAAGTAAGcttttgtttgtatgtatgtatgtatgtatgtatgttgtgtgttgtgttgtgtgtgtgtatgtatgtgagggtgtgtgtgtgaagGTGTGTTTGAGTGTTTGTGAGTGGATGTGAGGggtgtgtgtgtgagggtgtgttggtgtgtgtgagtgtatgtgtgtatgtgagTGGGTGTGAGGGTGTTTTTGTGAtgggtgtgttgtgtgtgtgtgagtgtatgtgtgtatgtgagTGGGTGTGAGGGTGTGTTTTTGAGTGTTAGGCAAGTTTATGCAAAAATTAACGATAACGATAATTTCAAtagaaattggaaaaaaaagtaGGTAGGGAAATGGTTTTTGCTTACCGCAGTCATATTATCCACCTCTGAGGGAAAAAAGTAAGCTTTCAGTCGTAAAATAAGTGATTGAGGcaacgaaaaataaaagaaacttataaaatgaaacaattccACATAATGATAGAGACATAATTCAACATAACTCAACAAGCCAAACAGATTACGGAGAGTGTAAAGGAATCAAATATGGATTGAAAGGAAATTACGCTATTATATTATacttcatataaaattatacGTATTTCAGATCGTCTGTGTTAAAACGTCTAGACTTTGAAAGATTATGAACTGTGACGAGAATCCGGAAACTTCAGTCTTACCTCTCTCGATAGGTCTCACATCATGGTCTGGCACATTCTACCAAGAGATAGTCCCCGAACGTATATTTAACATCCATCTCCTACTGATCAAGGAAGAAGACACAATTCAACATAGCCTGCACAGACGTTATCCAATTATTATAACTATCCATGTGTAAAATGGCTGAAAGTCAAGTCCTAAAATACCTCTGTCTATGGTAGGTACATacgtgtatatatgatatatatgtgtCTTCACTAGCGGTGTTACGTGAAAACATACCAATATATACTCTTGTGTAGCTATAGGTCAATGGTCTCGCCTGAGTACGCCTCAATATTCACTGTAGGTATATATAGTAAGAGGCTGTAGTTGGCCCCAAAACGTTATATAtagcgtcacggtacgtaaaactTTTCACATAGTTGGCACTACACATATGACCGCACTTCTCATATGGCGGCACTACTCGTATGCCTAATGTCGGTTCTGTTAACCTCCCTTCTGGTTTGATATGAGGAAATGAAGAATGGCATTAAACAAATTATACCAGGCATATCCTTGTTGAAAAAAGTGATTTCTGCAAATACGTTTTTatctaaatacaatgtatatataaagcaCAAAAACAGTTAGAATATGTAATAtcatgtttataaggcatcatgtAACTTTTCCCGTTCCGTATGAATGattttcatatctttattcATCAATCTTTTTTCAATAAGTTACTACAGAAAGATACCAAACGCTAACATTTTCGCTTAGTTATGTTTGGATGATCAACTATTATTGTAAAACAGTTTTCTTTACTTCAACAATGAGACCAGCATCTGTGACAGTAGCCTGTCAtactttattttacatatttaaatatattcaacTCTTTAATCAGAGTACAGTTGTTCAAACGGTTATAACTTAATGGTGATTGAAAATCTAACATCTGTAATTGTCGAGAAGATACTTTTAAgattgaaaataaaagatatttcagcatttatttaaaaaaaaatctaatttggGAATTAGGTATTTCAAATGTCCCGATATTCTGAAACACAGTGATATATTCAtactaaataatttttataatattttgagGAATGTCTTAATTTGACATTATTACCGAATTTCAGGAAAatccttaaagttatatgtgccgtaactgagcGAAAATTTTCACATGCTATTTTTCAATCGTAActctattaaaaaccataaggtttgatgaataaagctgtaaaaataattcaaatggcttcagatgacttataaacgttagttataacacagaaattttgtactgtaaaattgttgtttttatgccttaaatatgtttacatggaaacatacctgcagaaatcactttagaattactaataacatcgtaaaaatgtgtaatgaaattgtagaccacaatttggcttcatggtctgaccgtatgtactcatttcacttcactattgatgtaaataaatgatttttggcagtactgccaaaaatcattttcagctcttatttgtacatgtaattttaaaacctatgcatttaaagtactgtaattttcaaaaagttggtaacttttggtgatgaataacatattaaaaactcatcttgattc
This genomic window contains:
- the LOC138317437 gene encoding uncharacterized protein; protein product: MALLPPLHDAASSGKVALVHKFVRSGHKVDRRSGQGRTPLMWAVLRGHRKVSRYLLNVSPPESLTILDTGGDSVLHYMAILGRVWLDIWSDICRICPDAIQCSSKGGRRPTDVLRRWRNRSEDHRKLWHFVCKQEYQRGVTENVEEKSNITITCIGHEGVGKTCLVKQLLEEQIPEEGPGSTDTAHLLTNHLFVNQKTRARERVRDGREMETGKHRLRRVIRRYRNNSSSHHSDDSGNESEEDIAEPVMVETKSYTYKEDQSSPTKLSTSSLDSLEEPELHVTDDQMTTMEDMLSPENVDEEETGFVTIYDFGGEKIFYNTHHCLLSSDMIFLLVFDVAMCLDPQTERDGFERIEFWLRSIATYAIDRTQSEVGTPPILLIGSHMDLVSGTEEEKDTQFGEVLEKLYNKPGIREIMEHHVQDMYHVDNLNDSTKNKDLYQRLWDKIVDVAHLQSQWKSLVPAKWLALEQELFKKKDENINVLTYRELLTINKALIIPLPVDEIKPFLLHLHLSGSILSFGLEGSSPVVMLKPQWLIDGFKHIITAPKFKTGLSPKEKLQWKEYEKTGKLTFAFLKVLWSKDTCSEFLDKEDMLCSVMEILGLISKPLPEDLKKDVTFYLVPSMLCQADPEVLLPVISDPTIVMTPILCIVFDNQFIPQAIWDKIIAACIVRFQPMNEPGYDGSNFMQRGFVCLAVDHKWNMVINCHEHVMKVAMFTMEKAKGETRMSGVGINLQKMLDYLLSKILQMNQQSHLGYDYFLHTDFRFSSNEKRVRAEDLMTETSLKCFDLNGTHWLERKDWDVWFEESDEDQNVPSIESARRSGIPDRKPSVREMGRISKYIDGSFQMFFMELGCPSLLIDQTLVEYRYLSFRSIVTRILIRLCNRCPDIRFPHIYSAMMEHGMDAENLLEAVEQTSQTCYQLKGLEVPREFLDESPSVDDVETIVAYFGKSYFNLFLELGFDVTTLDQYDLNFTGVDIKDKLAAITTEWIKDKTYKPTRRQLLQCMRDCDMDFVSLADKLIKLQTTK